One genomic region from Mytilus trossulus isolate FHL-02 chromosome 9, PNRI_Mtr1.1.1.hap1, whole genome shotgun sequence encodes:
- the LOC134684349 gene encoding leucine-rich repeat-containing G-protein coupled receptor 6-like: MMDFVLSSLYVMTAFGYIMAYAVDVQKCPFPPQCDCHTIGVLQEYCQDKGFTEVPTLTASSYNGTWFVDLSDNNITSLTANAFTNIKLSTLWISNNNIIYIDIEAFSGSDDTLQSLHLGGNQLISLPITLTRLSKLSDLHVQYNPMKDLDTNILVNVSTNLEKLSFGSINMTKWPTSIMGLNKLVELSVYNVSMDSFPINAFEGLEYSLQFLQIQSTIISRLPLSINKLSKLFTVLINYNVNLKVLPEEIFEGLNNIHYIVIQGNAFSNISAIYKDSSNIKSFALQSDYISNITDAVYPAKIQPNLYEISLVLPKLHDVPKALSNMPSLKQIEMFQANISIIRAGDFSNLPSLITLELSSNPISVVEIGAFATTRSLQVLNLRYTKLKTVPEAIKKTKLYSMDLTGCNVICTCEGLQWMKQWPTRNSTFISGECTNLNIPIYEFQLKYIPKC; the protein is encoded by the exons ATgatggattttgttttgtcaaGTCTCTAT gtGATGACTGCGTTTGGTTACATCATGGCATATGCAGTTGATGTACAAAAGTGCCCTTTCCCGCCGCAATGCGATTGTCATACCATCGGAGTACTTCAAGAATATTGCCAGGACAAGGGATTTACAGAAGTTCCTACTTTAACGGCGTCATCCTATAATGGAACATGGTTTGTAGACCTTTCAGATAATAACATAACATCACTGACAGCAAATGCGTTCACTAATATAAAGTTAAGCACGTTATGGATATCGAACAACAACATTATTTACATTGACATTGAAGCATTTTCAGGATCCGACGATACGTTGCAGTCATTACATTTAGGTGGAAATCAACTAATTTCATTGCCGATAACACTTACTCGTCTGTCTAAACTCTCCGATCTACATGTCCAATATAATCCTATGAAAGATTTAGATACGAACATCCTTGTGAATGTTTCAACAAATCTTGAGAAACTATCGTTTGGTTCAATCAATATGACGAAATGGCCAACATCTATTATGGGTTTAAACAAACTTGTGGAATTGAGTGTATACAATGTTTCTATGGATTCATTCCCTATCAACGCATTTGAAGGATTAGAATATTCACTACAGTTTTTACAGATCCAATCTACAATAATCAGTAGGCTTCCATTGTCAATAAACAAACTATCAAAGTTATTTACCGTATTAATCAACTACAATGTGAACTTGAAGGTTCTTCCAGAGGAGATCTTTGAAGGACTTAATAACATTCATTATATTGTTATTCAGGGCAACGCGTTTTCAAACATCTCAGCTATTTATAAAGATTCTTCTAACATAAAATCATTTGCTCTTCAGTCtgattatatatcaaatataacagaTGCAGTATATCCAGCTAAAATACAACCTAACTTATACGAAATAAGCCTTGTTCTTCCAAAACTACATGACGTGCCTAAAGCTCTTAGTAATATGCCGTCCTTAAAACAGATTGAAATGTTTCAAGCAAATATATCAATTATCAGGGCAGGTGATTTTTCAAACTTGCCATCATTGATTACGTTAGAATTGTCATCTAACCCGATATCCGTGGTGGAAATAGGAGCATTTGCAACAACGCGGTCATTACAAGTGCTAAATCTAAGGtacacaaaattgaaaacagtTCCTGAAGcaattaagaaaacaaaactgtatTCGATGGACTTGACAGGATGCAATGTTATATGTACATGTGAGGGTCTTCAGTGGATGAAACAGTGGCCAACTAGAAATAGTACGTTTATCAGTGGTGAATGCACTAATCTAAATATACCGATTTATGAATTCCAACTCAAATATATACCTAAATGTTAA